Proteins encoded in a region of the Zea mays cultivar B73 chromosome 4, Zm-B73-REFERENCE-NAM-5.0, whole genome shotgun sequence genome:
- the LOC100279214 gene encoding uncharacterized protein LOC100279214 precursor encodes MAPAHDRLRRLVLLLVVATAAAALLLAPTTADAALPRVQHTPTKADGSLAILVVGDWGRRGQFNQTLVAQQMGVVGQKLDIDFVISTGDNIYDDGIANTSDPLFKESFSNIYTANSLQKPWYLVLGNHDYTGNALAQLDPAIRKVDSRYTAIAKSFIVNSGIADFFLVDTTPFIVHYWNNTKFDWRGVAPRDTYIANLLKDLKCALTASKAPWKIVVGHHPISSACGHGNNTELEELLLPVLRARPKLSGLHTGLTCT; translated from the exons ATGGCTCCAGCTCATGATAGGCTCCGCCGCCTGGTGCTGCTCCTCGTCGTTGCCACCGCGGCGGCGGCTTTGCTTCTGGCGCCGACGACGGCGGATGCTGCGCTGCCGCGGGTGCAGCACACGCCCACCAAGGCCGACGGGTCGCTCGCCATCCTCGTCGTCGGCGACTGGGGCCGCCGTGGACAGTTCAACCAGACCTTGGTTGCCCAGCAG ATGGGCGTGGTGGGGCAGAAGCTGGACATCGACTTCGTCATCTCCACCGGCGACAACATCTACGACGACGGCATCGCCAACACCAGCGACCCCCTCTTCAAGGAATCGTTCTCCAATATCTACACTGCCAACAGCCTTCAGAAGCCTTGGTACCTGG TCCTTGGTAACCATGACTACACGGGAAACGCGCTCGCGCAGCTCGACCCTGCCATTCGCAAAGTGGATAGCCGGTACACCGCCATTGCCAAGTCCTTCATTGTCAACTCAG GGATTGCGGATTTTTTCCTCGTCGACACAACGCCGTTCATTGTCCACTACTGGAACAACACCAAGTTCGATTGGAGAGGCGTCGCTCCTCGAGACACCTACATCGCGAATCTCCTCAAG GACTTGAAGTGTGCACTGACAGCGTCCAAGGCTCCCTGGAAGATCGTCGTGGGTCACCACCCCATCAGCAGCGCCTGCGGGCATGGGAACAACACTGAGCTGGAGGAGTTGCTTCTCCCGGTCCTCAGG GCACGGCCCAAACTTTCAGGACTACACACGGGGTTGACATGTACTTGA
- the LOC100279214 gene encoding uncharacterized protein isoform X1 codes for MAPAHDRLRRLVLLLVVATAAAALLLAPTTADAALPRVQHTPTKADGSLAILVVGDWGRRGQFNQTLVAQQMGVVGQKLDIDFVISTGDNIYDDGIANTSDPLFKESFSNIYTANSLQKPWYLVLGNHDYTGNALAQLDPAIRKVDSRYTAIAKSFIVNSGIADFFLVDTTPFIVHYWNNTKFDWRGVAPRDTYIANLLKDLKCALTASKAPWKIVVGHHPISSACGHGNNTELEELLLPVLRSSSAINQRRRVQGMGWQVQAHPRQGGVPLRRPGVHVDAPEQDGGPPRVLRRRWQRPALLDHACPKINDDDDCCCS; via the exons ATGGCTCCAGCTCATGATAGGCTCCGCCGCCTGGTGCTGCTCCTCGTCGTTGCCACCGCGGCGGCGGCTTTGCTTCTGGCGCCGACGACGGCGGATGCTGCGCTGCCGCGGGTGCAGCACACGCCCACCAAGGCCGACGGGTCGCTCGCCATCCTCGTCGTCGGCGACTGGGGCCGCCGTGGACAGTTCAACCAGACCTTGGTTGCCCAGCAG ATGGGCGTGGTGGGGCAGAAGCTGGACATCGACTTCGTCATCTCCACCGGCGACAACATCTACGACGACGGCATCGCCAACACCAGCGACCCCCTCTTCAAGGAATCGTTCTCCAATATCTACACTGCCAACAGCCTTCAGAAGCCTTGGTACCTGG TCCTTGGTAACCATGACTACACGGGAAACGCGCTCGCGCAGCTCGACCCTGCCATTCGCAAAGTGGATAGCCGGTACACCGCCATTGCCAAGTCCTTCATTGTCAACTCAG GGATTGCGGATTTTTTCCTCGTCGACACAACGCCGTTCATTGTCCACTACTGGAACAACACCAAGTTCGATTGGAGAGGCGTCGCTCCTCGAGACACCTACATCGCGAATCTCCTCAAG GACTTGAAGTGTGCACTGACAGCGTCCAAGGCTCCCTGGAAGATCGTCGTGGGTCACCACCCCATCAGCAGCGCCTGCGGGCATGGGAACAACACTGAGCTGGAGGAGTTGCTTCTCCCGGTCCTCAGG TCGTCTTCAGCTATTAACCAGCGGCGGCGGGTCCAAGGCATGGGCTGGCAAGTTCAAGCCCACCCTCGACAAGGTGGAGTTCCTCTACGACGGCCAGGGGTTCATGTCGATGCGCCTGAGCAGGACGGAGGCCCGCCTCGCGTTCTTCGACGTCGCTGGCAGCGTCCTGCACTGCTGGACCATGCATGCCCAAAAattaacgacgacgacgactgctGCTGCAGCTAG
- the LOC109946091 gene encoding translation initiation factor IF-2, with translation MEKGPARHDWFKFGLARHESRAGPCSKFEPVVLPGPTRCCGPCSCWPGTKTSRSSVGRHLIRFSRFPRRPPVSDSLLDSPGVGRRQPIHSSSPQARRPAPQARRPDSSGPAATRHAAISPAWRPDSSGPAATRHAAISLGVTPSGQRPRAHAQRPSSGPAATMPCMPAARQAPSGQSISPSAISGSPEAPAQRPSPDLPTATEIQT, from the coding sequence ATGGAAAAaggcccggcccgacacgactGGTTTAAATTCGGGCTAGCACGGCACGAATCGCGGGCTGGGCCGTGCTCTAAATTTGAGCCCGTCGTGCTACCAGGCCCGACACGTTGTTGTGGGCCGTGCTCGTGCTGGCCCGGCACGAAAACATCCCGGTCCAGCGTCGGCCGCCATTTAATTAGGTTTAGTCGTTTCCCCAGACGTCCGCCCGTCTCCGATTCTCTCCTCGACTCCCCAGGCGTCGGCCGCCGCCAGCCCATCCATTCGTCTTCTCCCCAGGCGCGGCGTCCAGCTCCCCAGGCGCGGCGTCCAGACTCCAGCGGTCCTGCGGCCACGCGCCATGCGGCCATCTCCCCGGCGTGGCGTCCAGACTCCAGCGGTCCTGCGGCCACGCGCCATGCGGCCATCTCCTTAGGCGTGACGCCCAGCGGCCAGCGGCCACGCGCCCACGCCCAGCGGCCATCCAGCGGTCCTGCGGCCACGATGCCATGCATGCCAGCGGCCAGACAGGCGCCCAGCGGCCAATCCATCTCCCCAAGCGCCATCTCCGGATCTCCCGAGGCGCCAGCCCAGCGGCCATCTCCTGATCTCCCCACGGCGACCGAGATACAAACTTAA
- the LOC100279214 gene encoding uncharacterized protein isoform X2 encodes MGVVGQKLDIDFVISTGDNIYDDGIANTSDPLFKESFSNIYTANSLQKPWYLVLGNHDYTGNALAQLDPAIRKVDSRYTAIAKSFIVNSGIADFFLVDTTPFIVHYWNNTKFDWRGVAPRDTYIANLLKDLKCALTASKAPWKIVVGHHPISSACGHGNNTELEELLLPVLRSSSAINQRRRVQGMGWQVQAHPRQGGVPLRRPGVHVDAPEQDGGPPRVLRRRWQRPALLDHACPKINDDDDCCCS; translated from the exons ATGGGCGTGGTGGGGCAGAAGCTGGACATCGACTTCGTCATCTCCACCGGCGACAACATCTACGACGACGGCATCGCCAACACCAGCGACCCCCTCTTCAAGGAATCGTTCTCCAATATCTACACTGCCAACAGCCTTCAGAAGCCTTGGTACCTGG TCCTTGGTAACCATGACTACACGGGAAACGCGCTCGCGCAGCTCGACCCTGCCATTCGCAAAGTGGATAGCCGGTACACCGCCATTGCCAAGTCCTTCATTGTCAACTCAG GGATTGCGGATTTTTTCCTCGTCGACACAACGCCGTTCATTGTCCACTACTGGAACAACACCAAGTTCGATTGGAGAGGCGTCGCTCCTCGAGACACCTACATCGCGAATCTCCTCAAG GACTTGAAGTGTGCACTGACAGCGTCCAAGGCTCCCTGGAAGATCGTCGTGGGTCACCACCCCATCAGCAGCGCCTGCGGGCATGGGAACAACACTGAGCTGGAGGAGTTGCTTCTCCCGGTCCTCAGG TCGTCTTCAGCTATTAACCAGCGGCGGCGGGTCCAAGGCATGGGCTGGCAAGTTCAAGCCCACCCTCGACAAGGTGGAGTTCCTCTACGACGGCCAGGGGTTCATGTCGATGCGCCTGAGCAGGACGGAGGCCCGCCTCGCGTTCTTCGACGTCGCTGGCAGCGTCCTGCACTGCTGGACCATGCATGCCCAAAAattaacgacgacgacgactgctGCTGCAGCTAG